From the genome of Medicago truncatula cultivar Jemalong A17 chromosome 2, MtrunA17r5.0-ANR, whole genome shotgun sequence:
TTTGAGGCAAGCTCTCTCATCTGCATTACACTTCTTCCCAATTGCAATGCAATCTTCATCTCAAACACCTcatcattttctcttttattcaAATCTTTCTCTTCAATAATTTCTTCAACTGTCTCTTCCAAAAGCTCAAAAAATCCACCACAGTTTCTATACATCTCAAACACCATACCAACTTGTCCTCCATGCTCAAAAGTATTAACAACAGTTGCCAAAGCACCGGAAAAAGCAGGAACAAAATTTACCAACATTTCATCACCTACAAATGATGACCCTATAGCTGCAATTCCTGTTAACAAAGGTCCTAAAATTGCTAAACTCTTGTTAATCTTTAATGCAATATTCCCTAATCTCTCATAATCCTCAATATCTTTTCTCTTCACCACTTCAATTACCTCCTTCATTTCATTTTCCAACTCCAAATTCCATCCATTATTCCCCTCATTAATCTCCATCTTACTGTTCTATCTagtcattttcttttgacaTGGCCACCACATAGATGCTTCAAATTTGGATGGAAATTTCTCAATCATTGCACCTCCTAATAAAGGAAGTGGATAGGCTTTATCAAGAGCCAAAACCTTCTCAATTGCATCCCTCACATCATCTTCACTGTGATTATTATTACCAAGTGATAGTTTGGTTTGGATTTGTCTACGAAGTTGTTTAAAGAGTTTTGTAGCGTTCCTTTGTTCTTCTGCAAGTTGTGAAGGTTGGATTTTGTTCATCACAAGTAATATTCCAGTGGCGGCAGAAAATAACATAGCAGAGAAGATAGTTTCAAAGCCAGAAGGGGTGCATCAGAATCAAAACAACATGCAATAGCAGACATTGTTGAAGCTGTGAGTGTTATCATGTTGATGGAGTTTAATAAAAGCGTGTTCCAATTGTCACGTTGTTGTCCTAAGTTTTTATGCATTTCAATTCTGTCTGATACAGCCTCCGAAATTGCATAGAGTTTTATAGTagtaatattaaaatttgaagaattatATATACTTTCATCATAATCACCATGATCATTTTCGTGTAGTTTATTTATGGTTTCAATAatcttttgtaatattttttgtgtatttttcttaattacCACACTTGTCTTAGATGCTTTTGGAacagaaaataaacaaagtcTTGGTAGTTTTGGGAAATTGATACAGCATGTGATTCTATTCAACGATAgatgagatgaagaagaagaagaattagaTGAAGGTAAACAGTTAAGTGGTGATGAAAATTTTAATGAATGCATGTTGCAAATATTTTGTGTTTAGCCTTTTGATTGAAGATTTtagtatatgtatatatttatacaaataattaACTAACTAGAAAAGAAGGTGCTGGATACGGAAACATTAACATGTGGGGGTCCAGTTTACCCTTGACATATTTGCTTATGTCATAATCTTGACCCCATTCCTCTTCAAAATATTGAAGCCATGTAATGGAATCACCATCATGCTaaataatattgagttagaTAAAAATACAGTATAATATTCTTTTCAAAGAAACACTGTataattctctcaaaaaaaaaacaaaaaaaaacactgtGAAAAGGACACCCATGTTTCGCTGAAATTTGagtaccaaaaaaaacaaaaaaaacactttttttattatatctaTTATCGGaccaaatttattaaaatgtactaattagttttttttttctttaataacaACTTCCGGATTTCAAGAAAAAAGGACACCCTGTTTCGCTGAAATTTGAGTAAAATTTAGTCAAAAATTAcgatttatccttttttttttcaataaactaTGTCGTATAGAAAGTTTCTTTTCTACAAAGTCATGTAACTTACAAAGAATGAAAGAATAAcacattaaaaaatgaattaaataatttatatgtcTTAGAATATtttgcttgcaaattcatctaTGTCAACACCTTCCATGCGATAAGAAGCTGATTTTGATGCAAGTTCCCTCAGCTCCGATACACTTCTTCCCAATTGCAAAgccattttcatttcaaatagctctccattttctcttttctctaaATCTTTCTCTCCCAAAGTTGATTCAATTGAAGTTTCTAACAAGTTGAAAAAACCAGCAGAAGCTCTATACATTTCAAAAACCATGCCAACTTGTCCACCATGTTCAAAAGTATTGATTGCAGAAGCCAATGAACCAGCCAAGAGAGGAACAAATGCAGCCAAAGAACTACCATTGCCAATAAATGTAGATCCAATAGCTGCAATTCCTGTGAGCAATGGCCCTGCAATTGCCAAACTCTTGTTTACCTTCAAAGCTATGTTTCCAAGTCTGTCATAATCTTCAGCGTCTTTTCGTTTTACCACGTCAACAACTTCCCTCATTTCCATTTCCAATTCTTCACTCCATCCATTATTCATTTTCCCCGTTTTCTTGCTttgtgtttttccttttttggaAGGCCACCAAGTAGCAGGCTCAAATTTTGCAGGGTATTTTTCAAGCATTGCTCCTAATAATGGAAGTGGATATGCTTTGTCAAGGGCCAAAACTTTCTCCATTGCACCCTTAACATCTTCCTCACTAGGATTTCCAAGAGCTATTGTAGTTTGAATATTGCTTTGAAGTTGTTTGAACAATCTTGTAGCATTTCTTTGTTCCTCTGTGAGTTGAGAGGGTTGGATTTTGTTCATGATAAGCAATAATCCAGTGGCAGCAGAGAATAAAAGAGCAGAGGACAGTTTCATAGCCATAAGTGGTGCACCTTCCCCGCTTGTGACAGCTGCAACACCAGACATGGTTGTAGCAGTGAGAGTAATCATATTTATTGAGTTTAATAGAAGATTATTCCAGTTGTTACGTTGTTCGCCAATGTTGTGATGCATTTCTATTCTGTCTGATACAGCTTCCAAGACTGCATAGAGTTGAACTGTAGcattataatttatagaatgcttttgttgttgatcttgtaatatttgtgttttgatgatgtGGTCATTGTTTTGTAGTTTTAATTCTTGATCAACAACTTGTTTTCTGGTTTGAATAGTTGGCAATGAAATATTTGGGAGATTTGGAAGATTAATTGCAGCGTTAATTACTCTCtttgaagatgataaagaaCAAGAAGTTAGAACTGAAGTTTGTAATATTGAAGCCATGATATatacaaattaataatatttgaagGTGTTTGCTTTGTGTTAATTTAGGATAGTGTATAGTTGGGGAAATAAAaaggttttggttttttgtaataatattgtttgaatgttttatattttgtaagGTGGTATGCAATATTTATATGCCAAAGAGAATGGGAAGGGGTCAAAATCAAATAAGGAAACTATGATTGAccaattgaattaattaaaaattgacaTAGTCTCTATTCAAAATTCCAAGCCTTGTGTATGTTGGGTGGTCTCAACATGCAACGTTGTACAAATAAAACCACAATTAAGGCTGCGTTACATGCAAGAATTATGAAACTAAGTAGTAGCTTGGTAATTAGCATGCAACAAAGGCTATGGACTTTTTctctatttcatttcattcactaattttttacttttcatttgTCATTATATAAGCTATATATGGCTAGTGCTCCATTAGTTTTAGAAATGTCTTTGGGTTTGGTCATACCATTTGTCAATATATAAGCCATCTTCagtattttacttttaaaaatttgaatattcTTCTATGTGGAATTTTGTTTTGGTAGTCAAAACAATTAAGATGCACTCTCAACTAATGTTCCATAATTAAACTCTGAATCAAATAGAGAATCAAGTATCTACCATTTATGTTACATCGTGTTGGTTTAGTTTTTTGGTTgaccttttattattttaatttaatatttgaagaatgagaaaatataatttcaaatcaatATAGATATAAAAGGATTGACtaaatctaccaaaaaaaatattgaataataaataaatgttttggAATGGAAACAAGCATGTCAACGTAAAATGTCTAAAGAGGATGGATACCAACCTTAAAGCAACTACtatcaaataaagatttgggGTTGAATTATTATAGAAAAGAAATGTTCAGGGGAATTGAGTTGTGTTCTTATGACCAAAGAATATTTGTGAAACAGACATAGACATATTAGAGTTTGTTTTTTCgtgagcatttttttttttttattatttctttaactAACAGCTAAATATACCACTTGTAAATCCAAAAGAGTGGTTGAAATAGATCATgatatgtattattttatattttttgaaggaatgtgtattattttattgtatacTTAATATAAGGTACATGTGATATAATATATATCTATAGGTAAATAACAAAACtaccttataaaaaaattgttaaaaaaaaaaattgaaattcagattttaattattttttatttttaatattttaatttcatctgATTGTTAATTTTCTAGATTATATAGTATGACAAAACAAATTAGAAGAGATAAAATCAAAGGAGTACCAAATGACATTACATTTGTTTAAAGATAAAATGGGCGGACACTaatattttcaagataaaatcaTACAACATTTGTTTAAAGTTAATCgtaaagaataatatttttaattttcaattttatattaattttataatatatgtttataggagtatttgatttgattattttttgaaaacttatattttatatgaaaaaattagtaaattatttcattatttatccTATCATGTTTGTTTCTAATCTAGTCTCTATCTAcgataacattttaaaaaacaagaGCGGTAGGATATTCTAAGGTTCGTGAATATCTTATCATACCATATTGATTCATCGAATAATGGATTTAAATAAGATATCTGATATGTAACTTATCTTATACCGTGACTTTTATCCTTAGCCATAAAAAAATGTGATGCAATTTTATTAACTGACCCCACTACTTACTAACCAACTGCCAATCTCGTATCACGAGGAGTTAGATcgatttatgaaaataaataaatttaaaaaataaaaaatatattttctaatgtacaacttatatgaaaatttttaaaaattataagatGTATTCAAAGTTAATATtgtcaaacaaatataaaaggTCTAATTTTTACTTCTCAAGTTTTGGTCATCATTGTTTCATAGAGTTAAAATCATTGATTTTCATTGCAAGTAAATTTTTTAGCAATTTAATTTTCAAGGATAATACTAGCCTATAAATGAGGAAATAAATATACTATTTCAAGGATATAATAAAAGATGAGCACCTTGAGGCTTGCGATGAAATGACAAGACTAAAGCAATTTTGGAAttgcaaagaaagaaaatatataatgaaattGCAAACGTATGTGGATGAGTTTACGATGAAATTGCAAGTGGTGAATTGTTGATAGTGCACAAACAAAATTGCGGataattaatcaaaacaatTGAGCAACATTGCAATGAGGAGAACTCATAAACTTGGTTCTggttaaggattttttttttttttttaaattttcgacaaattttttttttttttttttttctgttgttAAGGAGAACATTATACCCTATGCCCCCACATTTGTACTTTCACCCTTACAAATCATTTATAAttccaattttatccttttttttgaCATCAATTCACCCGTACATGACATTATATGTTTCAAACAActtctttaaatattttaccGAATAACTATCAAATATGTTTCcggtttgttttaattttaaaaaattcatattacctttcaaaaaattcaaaccggaaaacaacaataaagttatccatttgttgttgattctCGTAAAACTAAGCATGATGTTTCTAGAATTGGTACCTGCGTTCTTTATGATGATTTCCATGTTGATTGTTTACAAACACAATGTTTCTGGAATTCTTTCCAATCATTTtagaaaacaattaataataaaaaaacattatttttaacaatttaataaaaaaaaattatcgttTCAGAATTCTTTATAGACGTTTCCCGTAAACGCATAAACACAAACTAGAATCGTTGCAAAATCGTAGAACCGTCGCAAAATTGTGTCAAAATTGCAGCAAAGTTGTACCAAATCCGAACCTGAATCGTGATATGCGTTTTCCGCTAACGACATCTAAACTGCAATCTTTGTTAACCCTATCCTAAACAGAAACACATATCCATGTTTTTGAATGCCATAGGGGATGTTTACGACAGTAAAACGCAAACTAGAAGAATAAAATTAATGATTCTAGAACTCACTTTCGTTGACTTGAAAATCAGTGATTCACTGATTTTTGGGAGAAAGTTTCTATAAGGGATGAATATTGTTGTTGGGGTGCAACCTAAGTTTGTTTTTCGGAAAGGGAGAAGTTGTCTGGTATAGAATTGTTGGGgtaaccaagttgcttgggctccagtggcaaggagctccttccaaggacgtacccggagaatatcgggttcgattcccagggggaacaacacttggccagtgcgcatgcctctacgcacgagccggattagtcgcccacTTTTGgggggtcggaaaccggtgcgaaagccaaaaaaaaccTGAAACTTTGGGGTGAAGGGCtagatagacaaaaaaaaatctgaagtaGTTTGAGGGTAAAATGGataatttatgtaaaattttaGGGTGAGAGTATAATTGTAGGGGTATGGCGTATAATTTCATGTTAAGGATGGTGCAATTAAACTTCGAAACAAGTGTTTAGGCCCAATATATTTGGTTAGAAAAATGTCCAATAGCTAcaatttcatattaaaaaaacagagaaaaaaaatacataataacatagtagtataaaaaaaattgaaaagtttgaGAGGACCATTGTCACTTGTTAGTGAGTGTTGGTCTCCCTTTTAGCTACGTCCTTGATTAGATAGTAACAACCTTAATTTTAAGAAAACATATaatcatctttaaaaaaaaaaaaacatataatcaatttaaatattCGGGAAATCATAACATTCAGATCTAATAAAACATATAATCAATTTAAGAAAACATATAATCAATTTACGTACACACTGaggctttgtttgagagtttggaaggggagggaagggaggggagggttttggggggttggaaatatatagaaaaatggacaaaaaattcacattttttgaaagaacaggttttttagagaatgataaattaatacttatgattaatatacttttaattttaagaatattataacaacatagattgaatttgaaaaattcatataaaccttccataaccccccaaaacccacccccaatacaatttttgagttcccccaaatgaggggaattttttattataagtaaaaaattaacctccaaagccctctcctcccaatgtcttctatttcctCAACTTgctccttcatttttttccaaaaccctcccctcccctccaaactcccaaacaaagcctaaaaaaaaattgaaatttagcTTCAAACATTTTAGCGTCAAACCATTTATGATGTTAATAGCATAGTATCTATTTAGCATCCACTAAATCTAACACAAatgtctctttctttctttttttacgcAAATTCATAAACTATGATCGTTAAAGCTAATTATTTCTAATGTCTACTAAATTTGGACGCTAATTTTCCTATCGTTTAAATAGTGTCTATTAATTGTTAAGCTAAAATATTTTTACCCAAATTTTTTAACACTTCTATTTTCACATATTCCTTAATTTTTCCACCATTATTTGTACATTTCCCTCATTCTTACTAAAAAAATCTCAACTTTACTCCGACTCAAGCTAAATTGGGGAAGAAAAGATATATATCATGAATTCTCCTACTCAATTACATTATATATGAagttaaaaattatatacagAATCAGATCGCTGTAATCTATATTTACATTTGTTTTCTATGTTATGAAAGAATTAAAGAATGTCTATTGTCTTGAAGAAATAATATCTCAGAAGAGCTTGCTGGCAAATTCATCTATTTCGATACTTTCCATGCGACAAGAAGCTGATTTTGAGGCAAGTTCCCTCAGCTCTGTGACACTTCTTCCCAATCGCAAAGccattttcaattcaaatagctctccattttctcttttctctaaATCTTTCTCTCCCAAAGTTGATTCAATTGAAGTTTCTAACAAGTTGAAAAAACCAGCAGAAGCTCTATACATTTCAAAAACCATGCCAACTTGTCCACCATGCTCAAAAGTATTAACAGCAGAAGCCAATGAACCAGTCAATAGAGGAACAAATGCAGCCAAAGAACTATTGCCTACAAATGTAGATCCAATTGCTGCAATTCCTGTGAGTAATGGCCCTGCAATTGCCAAACTCTTGTTTACCTTCAACGCTATGTTTCCAAGTCTGTCATAATCTTCAGAATCTTTTCTCTTGATCACTTCAGCGACTTCCTGCATTTCCATTTCTAATTCTTCACTCCATCCATTGTTCATTTTCCCCATCTTCTTGCTTTGAGTTTTTACCTTTTTGGAAATAGGCCACCAATTAGCAGGTTCAAATTTTGAAGGGTATTTTTCAAGCATTGCTCCCAATAAAGGAAGAGGGTATGCTTTATCAATTGCCAAAACCTTTTCCATTGCATCTTTGACATCTTCCTCGGTAGGATTTCCAATAGCAATTGTAGTTTTGATATGACTTTGAAGTTGCTTGAACAATCTTGTAGCATTTCTTTGTTCCTCTGTGAGTTGAGAGGGTTGgattttgttcatgataaaCAATAATCCAGTGGCAGCAGAGAATAAAAGAGCAGAGGACAGTTTCATAGCCATAAGTGGTGCACCTTCCCCGTTTGTGACAGCTGCAACACCAGACATGGTTGTAGCAGTGAGAGTAATCATATTTATTGAGTTTAATAGAAGATTATTCCAGTTGTTACGTTGTTCGCCAATGTTGTGATGCATTTCTATTCTGTCTGATACAGCTTCCAAGACTGCATAGAGTTGAACTGTAGCATTAGAAATTGTAGAATGCTTTTGTTGTTGATCTTGTAATATTTgtgtgatgttgttgttttctaATAATGGAGTATTTTTGTACTGTTTGATTACTTTTAGTTCTTGATCATCAACTTGTTTTCTAGTTTGTATCTTTGACAATGAAATATTTGTGAGTTTTGGGAGATGGATTGAAGCATTAATTACTTTctttgaagatgatgataaagaacaagaaattggAACTGAAGTTTGTAATAAAGCCATGAtatatatgaattaatattatttgaagGGTGTTTATATGAAAGGTTTTAGTTGAATGTTAATATGTGTAAGGTGgtatgaatatttatatatatagcaaAGAACGAAAGAGAAGGGGTCAGAATGAAACAAAGAAACCCTGATTGACCAGTTTAATTGAAATAGTCTCTGTTCAAAATTCCCAGCCTTGTCCTTAGTTTGGGTCACACTCAACATACGACATAGTAAAATTAAAACCATAATTAAGACTGAACAATAGTACTGCGTTACATGCAAGAAAAACGAAACTACGTAGTAGCTTGGTAATTAGCatataacaaattaaaactaTGGACTTTATCTCTTCATTCACCAATTTAATCCTTTTACTTTTAAATTGTCAATATAATCTATGGCTAATGCTCCATTTTAGAAATGTCTTTTATTTTGAAGTGTCTTTCAGTTTGGCCACACCAACATTGTTTTGACTCAACTGGCCATATACCATAAGTCTTAAAATGTTCAACatttataatttcataaaatttgaattttcagTTCGTTGCTATATATCTTCTGTTCGGACTTAATTtgcttaattaatttattatatatcaaataaaatttgaagaccggggaaaaataatatttgaaatcaattgagtatatattttttttttgatcaagCAAAGAAATACTATAAAAGACCTGGAGAGGGCCAGATCCCTTAACAACAAAGAAGCTTacatcaaaacaaaaagaaggtGCAAAACATTATATCACGGAGATCTATAACAAGAAAGACTTGTGCAAATCGTGAATGAAATAAACTAACAATGATACTGCTAAAAGAAGAACAACAGAGAAATGGCAGAAGCTACTAGCTTAACAACCATGTTCACAAAGATTTGAACCAACTATTCAGTATATGGCAGGACAGCTTTGGAGGTACCCTTTTGAGCACGGGTCCTCATTCCGGTTGAGTTGAAGCTAGTAGGCTTCACTTTGTTCGCCTGCTTCTTCTGCTTTTTGCAATGGAAACAAGCATGTCAACCTAAAAAGTGCAAAGAGGATACCAACCTAAATTTAAAGCAATCCACTTTCAAATTCAGAACtgttgtcaaataaaaaactatcaaCTCACTTGGGTTGATAGTTACATGAGATGATTCAAGTTTCCTTCGACTTAATTAAAGGTTTTGGAGTTTGAAATCCAGCTTTTGTTTTTACATATTTCAGCTTTGGAAATATAACCACGTTGAAACTCCTAAAGCGGTCTTGTAATTACTCCTCACTTGATAGCCGCATGGATATTTGATTTGTTGGTGTGCAAGTTTGAACCCTACGATTATGCACTTCTCCAAATTCTTCATCATTACTAGTATCATTGTCTTGTTCGATTCGTCATGAATGGTACCATTGATTCGAACGTTCATGCTTTTTGATGTATAAGTTAGTTGTGTACTCATGTCTCCTATTAGACATGCGAAGTTgtttattatttcattgtttCGTTTCATGTTTATCATGGACTATTGTGTGAACTAATTCAAAACATTTTATATACTATACGGTCTTTCTTCCTCGGGAGGATGTTGATAGTACAATTGATATAATTGATACTCATATTCAATATAGTTGTTGTTGTAACCACGATCATATCCGTCATGACTCTATCTCCTATGGAGAATCTGAAAAGGAAATAACTAAAAAGAAGGTTTTATTTGGCTAGAAAAAGAGGGGTTAGTGGCAAACACAAATactaaactataaaaaaaaaattataaatactcAAAACAATATAAATCGTTGTGATGCTCCAATATCTTAAACACAAGTCCCAACAATGACGCCATTTGATGAGTTGTTTCTATCGAGGCATCAAAAATAAGTATTcagttccctcaaaaaaaaagtattcagAGTATGAAAGTAGGGTTTGTTTGTACATATAAGTGGGATCTTTGCAGTTAATTAAAATCGAAAACAAAGAGCAGAAAGATAATATTGTAGGAATTTTTCTTCGTTATCTAATGCCCTTCCTAGATCGTCGATTATATATTTCTAAAGTTCAATTATGCTTACACATGTCCCTCATCATTTGTTTCCATGCCTTGCAAACAACGCAAGATCTGTTATACATATTAACTTATGATGTCTCGTTCAGTTAATCGGTTCAATGA
Proteins encoded in this window:
- the LOC25486191 gene encoding probable F-box protein At4g22030, producing the protein MASILQTSVLTSCSLSSSKRVINAAINLPNLPNISLPTIQTRKQVVDQELKLQNNDHIIKTQILQDQQQKHSINYNATVQLYAVLEAVSDRIEMHHNIGEQRNNWNNLLLNSINMITLTATTMSGVAAVTSGEGAPLMAMKLSSALLFSAATGLLLIMNKIQPSQLTEEQRNATRLFKQLQSNIQTTIALGNPSEEDVKGAMEKVLALDKAYPLPLLGAMLEKYPAKFEPATWWPSKKGKTQSKKTGKMNNGWSEELEMEMREVVDVVKRKDAEDYDRLGNIALKVNKSLAIAGPLLTGIAAIGSTFIGNGSSLAAFVPLLAGSLASAINTFEHGGQVGMVFEMYRASAGFFNLLETSIESTLGEKDLEKRENGELFEMKMALQLGRSVSELRELASKSASYRMEGVDIDEFASKIF
- the LOC25486190 gene encoding probable F-box protein At4g22030; this encodes MEINEGNNGWNLELENEMKEVIEVVKRKDIEDYERLGNIALKINKSLAILGPLLTGIAAIGSSFVGDEMLVNFVPAFSGALATVVNTFEHGGQVGMVFEMYRNCGGFFELLEETVEEIIEEKDLNKRENDEVFEMKIALQLGRSVMQMRELASKSDVYRMEGREIDEFANKLF
- the LOC25486192 gene encoding probable F-box protein At4g22030; the protein is MALLQTSVPISCSLSSSSKKVINASIHLPKLTNISLSKIQTRKQVDDQELKVIKQYKNTPLLENNNITQILQDQQQKHSTISNATVQLYAVLEAVSDRIEMHHNIGEQRNNWNNLLLNSINMITLTATTMSGVAAVTNGEGAPLMAMKLSSALLFSAATGLLFIMNKIQPSQLTEEQRNATRLFKQLQSHIKTTIAIGNPTEEDVKDAMEKVLAIDKAYPLPLLGAMLEKYPSKFEPANWWPISKKVKTQSKKMGKMNNGWSEELEMEMQEVAEVIKRKDSEDYDRLGNIALKVNKSLAIAGPLLTGIAAIGSTFVGNSSLAAFVPLLTGSLASAVNTFEHGGQVGMVFEMYRASAGFFNLLETSIESTLGEKDLEKRENGELFELKMALRLGRSVTELRELASKSASCRMESIEIDEFASKLF